In [Leptolyngbya] sp. PCC 7376, a genomic segment contains:
- a CDS encoding thioredoxin domain-containing protein → MLKGSFKQNFGAIAVALIAIFMGATFLLTRPVQGTQTLSTVSGLMSLQTAAAGAMPYSEAIANQKPTLIEFYADWCTTCQTMAPTLAKANERFASDVNFVMLNIDEPQWQSEIATYKVSGVPHFVLLEEDQTLVDSFIGKIPFQILSDRLTSLVG, encoded by the coding sequence TTGTTGAAGGGCAGTTTTAAACAAAATTTTGGGGCGATCGCCGTGGCATTAATTGCCATTTTTATGGGAGCCACCTTTTTATTGACTCGTCCTGTACAGGGGACCCAAACGCTGTCAACGGTGTCTGGGCTAATGAGTTTACAGACTGCTGCGGCTGGTGCGATGCCCTACAGTGAGGCGATCGCCAACCAGAAGCCCACTTTGATCGAGTTTTACGCAGATTGGTGTACAACTTGTCAGACAATGGCTCCGACCCTCGCTAAAGCAAATGAGCGTTTCGCATCGGATGTGAATTTTGTAATGCTAAATATTGATGAACCCCAGTGGCAGTCAGAAATTGCGACATATAAAGTGAGTGGTGTACCCCATTTTGTTTTGCTTGAAGAAGATCAGACTCTCGTCGATAGCTTCATTGGAAAAATTCCGTTTCAAATCCTGTCCGATCGCCTGACCAGCCTCGTAGGCTGA
- a CDS encoding ChaN family lipoprotein, whose protein sequence is MKIQQQIGLMMLGGLLAIAPMGCSLRSTESQEVPELPQMPTQSIEPLAAADVVFLGELHDSEQDHEAQLEIIKALYERNPNLAIGMEMFQRPYQEVLNRYIAGEINEAEFVEQSEYEKLWGFPWELYAPIMRFAQENKIPVLALNAPGEVVSQVAREGLESLSAEDMIYIPPISELDLSNTNYRNFVQGAFGAHGQHGNFNFDNFFAAQVIWDETMATAIAEFRTVNPETQVVVLAGQGHVIYGYGIPDRVERRLGAELKTQTVLLNPVPEFTVYGQAIADMFWWSVAPEPETETEATPTEDEAAN, encoded by the coding sequence ATGAAAATTCAGCAACAGATTGGTTTGATGATGCTTGGTGGTCTGTTGGCGATCGCCCCAATGGGATGTTCATTACGGAGTACAGAGTCTCAGGAAGTACCCGAACTCCCCCAGATGCCGACCCAATCGATTGAGCCTTTGGCGGCCGCAGATGTTGTTTTTTTGGGAGAACTTCATGATAGTGAGCAGGATCATGAAGCCCAGCTAGAAATTATCAAAGCTCTTTATGAGCGGAACCCAAATTTAGCCATCGGTATGGAAATGTTCCAGCGCCCGTATCAGGAGGTGCTAAATCGCTATATTGCTGGCGAGATTAATGAAGCTGAATTTGTTGAGCAAAGTGAATATGAAAAGTTATGGGGCTTTCCGTGGGAGCTTTACGCCCCGATTATGCGGTTCGCCCAGGAAAATAAAATTCCTGTCCTTGCACTGAACGCGCCAGGTGAAGTCGTTAGTCAAGTGGCTCGCGAAGGTTTAGAATCTCTCAGCGCGGAGGATATGATCTATATTCCACCAATTAGTGAGCTTGACCTCAGCAACACCAACTACCGCAATTTTGTGCAAGGTGCTTTCGGTGCCCATGGTCAGCATGGCAATTTTAATTTTGATAATTTCTTTGCAGCTCAGGTGATTTGGGATGAAACGATGGCCACGGCGATCGCCGAGTTCCGGACAGTCAATCCAGAAACCCAGGTTGTCGTGCTCGCAGGACAAGGTCACGTGATTTATGGCTATGGCATCCCTGACCGCGTAGAACGTCGTTTAGGAGCTGAGCTAAAGACCCAAACGGTTCTACTAAATCCAGTGCCAGAATTCACCGTCTATGGTCAGGCGATCGCCGATATGTTTTGGTGGAGCGTTGCCCCAGAACCGGAAACTGAA
- a CDS encoding DUF3365 domain-containing protein translates to MAFIENWLTTIRTRTVAFIAIILAVAVTAVSCAGGTPEASAPAGIDPSKVADYIHTVLEADRTAYTKHVISRAKVLEGKEKEAGVLDVEATEGWQQTDGIPLPAQMFRLGSEIANEAGYFTYNLISEWYINDNHAPKGDFEETALATMTETGEAVKDYQEIGGQKYYSAMYPDIAVAEACATCHNTHPVHLERYPDKVFEVNDVMGGVVINIPLGDA, encoded by the coding sequence ATGGCATTCATAGAAAATTGGCTAACAACGATCCGGACTCGGACAGTTGCATTTATCGCCATCATTCTCGCTGTGGCAGTGACCGCCGTATCCTGTGCTGGCGGAACCCCCGAAGCCTCGGCTCCCGCAGGCATTGACCCTTCCAAGGTTGCAGACTATATCCATACAGTTCTTGAAGCTGACCGTACAGCTTATACCAAGCATGTTATTAGTCGTGCAAAAGTCCTTGAAGGTAAGGAAAAAGAAGCAGGCGTACTAGACGTTGAAGCAACTGAAGGTTGGCAACAGACTGATGGTATTCCTCTACCCGCTCAAATGTTCCGCCTAGGTTCCGAAATCGCAAACGAAGCTGGTTACTTCACTTACAACCTCATCTCTGAGTGGTATATCAACGATAACCATGCACCCAAAGGCGATTTTGAAGAAACAGCCCTCGCAACAATGACTGAAACTGGCGAAGCAGTAAAGGATTATCAAGAAATTGGTGGCCAGAAATACTACTCCGCGATGTATCCCGACATTGCAGTTGCTGAAGCTTGTGCAACCTGTCACAACACTCACCCTGTCCACCTTGAACGTTATCCCGACAAGGTATTCGAAGTGAACGATGTAATGGGCGGCGTCGTTATCAATATCCCTTTAGGTGATGCCTAA